The DNA region GTTCATCTAAACACTCCAGGATCGCCCGGTCAAAGGAAACCGGTTGAAACCTTAGACGGCCTCTTCATGAAACCTCTGGCCATCCTGGTGTAATTTTTATGAGGCACGGAGCGGTGAACAATCAGAGGAAAATAGTCCCGAGGAGGATCAATCTTTATTTTTGAGGAGGAGCAAAGTTCAAGGGACGTTTGTTCAATTGTAATGTTCTGCGCAGGAATCTGTCAGGAAAACAAATGAAAACGTATTTCACACAGATCTGGTTGTCCCCCTCTTCAAAACTAACGCGGGCTGAGAAGCTGCCGCCTTCCCTTGCCTTGCGCCGGATCATCTGGCTCTCATCAGACTGGATGTTCATTCTCGCATATGCTCCGAGGCTGATCGAACGAGCGGAAAATTATGGATGAGGGACGAAAATGATTCACGGGCAAAAAGAAATCGTGTGTGAACTGCGCGTAGTGTCATGGTAATAATGGAAAACCAGTGAGAGGTTTAGTCATAGATTTACAAAGCGCCAGTTCCATGAACGCAATTCCGGACTTCTCCTTTCTGGGCGAATTGCCGGGGAGTGTGCTCAGAAGCCCCATCGGAGTCATTGAGGATAAGCACCCGCAAGATGGAATTTAAAAGGTTATCAGGGAATGTTCGCCCCATTAAAATCTGGAGCTATCTTGCCCTCCTTGGAGAAAACATGTGGATTACGATGCCAAATCAGAAAATGCTTTCAACGCTCGCTCCCTGGAATCGCTGAGTGCGACGATCGGTAGAGGATAATCTTCTCCAAGTTGCACACCTGCCTTTAACAACACTTTTTCTGGCGCTTCCCATGGATTATGGAGGTATTGGTCCGGCATTTTTGTTAATTCGGGAATAAACCGTCGAACATATTTGCCATTTTGATCAAACTTTTTCCCCTGCGTGACGGGGTTGAAAATTCTGAAATACGGTGCGGCATCGGCTCCACAGCCTGCGATCCATTGCCAGCTGGCACTGTTGTTGGCAAGATCGGCATCAACCAATGTATCCCAGAACCAATCCTCCCCCAGATGCCAGTGCAACATAAGGTTTTTAACCAGAAACGATCCGACAATCATGCGCACGCGGTTATGCATGTAACCCGTTTCCCACAGCTCCCGCATGCCGGCATCCACGATGGGGTAACCGGTTTGGCCTTGTTGCCATCTTTTCAGAGATTTCGGGTCCCTACGCCAAGGAAATTTATTAAATTTCTTTTGCAGATTTTTTCGGGGTAGGTCGGAGAAATGGAAGAGCAGATTGTGGGAAAACTCTCTCCATCCCAGCTCACTCAGAAAGGTTTCCCCGTCTTTCCGCCACCCTTCCGTGCCCATGCGTTGTTTGGCGGAATACCATACCTCATTTGGTGAGATTTCTCCGAAATGCAGATGCGGCGATAGTCGGGAGACATTATTTTCAGAAGGATAGTTCCGGCCTTCTTTGTAGTGTTTAAGGCCGTTTTTGAGAAATGCCTTCAGTCGGGCCTGCGCCCCGTTTTCCCCGGGCTTCCAATGGTTCATAAATTTTTTGTGCCAGGGAATGGCCGGCAGCAGTTTTAAATCTATCAGTGCTACACCTCTGTGTGTGGATAGCCTTAAATCTTTTAGGGCCTTTGAGGGGCGGCGGGGTTCATTGCCCTTTCCGAGACATCCCTTTTGATAAAAGGGCGTGAACACCTTATATGGAGTGCCGTCGCTTTTGAGCGCCGTTTGGGGTTCAAAAAGGAGGGCCCCGTTAAAGGTGTGCACCTCTATTCCTTTGGTCTGCAATGTCTCTTGAATGTGGGCATCGCTAGAGATTCGCCAGGGCTCGTAACACCGGTTCCAATAAATCGCTTCTGCGCCTGTCCCTTTGATGACGTCCAACAGTATGTTTTGTGCCGATCCTGCCTTGAAGCAAAGTTTGCCACCCAAAGCTTCGTTCAGTGCCTTGAGACTTGCATGCAACCACCACCGGCTGGCCCCGCCTAACTTCCACTCTCCGCAATTTTCCTCATCCAGTATAAATAACGGGACGATAGGATGCCCCGTTTGATGGGCGGCCAACAGTGCCGGATTGTCCCTGATGCGTAAATCCTGCCGAAACCAGACGACGACTGGGGAGGTGTCTGTTGTCATGCCTGAGTCCTTGGCCACGCCCTATACAGAAATAGCCTCAATTCCAGGCCCTCTTTCATGGTTTTCTTTATGCGAGCTGGTTGTGTGGGACCATGAATGACTTAATTGACCGATCAAGCATTTTCATTTTTTATGGGAGCTTAATTATTTTTTTGATGTCAGATTACTCCTTTGCCATCTGATAATCAAAAACCGGTTCAAAGACAAGCCCTTCCGACGTGACGTCTATCAGAATAATGATAATGTCACTCGGAACCTGGTAGTTCAAAACGGGCTTGATGTTTGAGAAAGAAGTACTGGATGCAAAGGCTTTTTTGAGGCGCTTTCTGGATAAACTGATGGCGTGTGGATTGCCGCTGAGGCCATAATGCATGACATGCTCCTGTTCTCCTATTTTCATCTGTGAACTCTGATAGGCAATGTCCAAGTCCCCACCCATCTGTACATGGATCACGCTTTCATAATTCTTCGTTTTATCAAATGTGAATTCCCAATGACCTAATGCAGGGCGGAATCGGGCATTGATCTGATTCCACCACCATGGGAACGACCTGTAGTTCTACAGTGGAACCGCCCTTGGTGACCGTAAAAACGCCATTGGGTGGATATGTTTCCCTGAGGGCCATACCACTCTGCTGGCTCGTTGGGCCTGTTCTGCTGGAACTCTCAGCTGTTATTCCTCCCGCGTAAATCGATTCTCTGGCGTAGACTGAACCTTGGGTGGTGATTAAAACCCTGACCGTGTTGAGTATGACGGAGCTCTTACTGACCGGCTTTGCCAGCGGAAACGGCACGCCAGCAAAAAAGACAACGTAGAGGGCTGAGAGAACCAGAAAATTTTTTCTCATCAACATTCCTGAGGGTTATTGTCTTGCCTGGTCAGGTGAGAAAGTGAATTATTCCAAGAGCTTAAATTTCCACCCGGTTGTTCTTTTCTTTAGGCGAATCGTCTGAGGACCGATAAAAAGGCCTTTGGGCTTTCAGAAACACAACAAATCCAACAAAACCCACAATGACCAGCAACACCCCGAATAGTTCGAGATTTTCCATGATGGTCTCCTTTGGTAAAAATGTATTCTGTGCATTTATGATGAGATCGGGACGTTTGCCCTTTTTTCCTTAATGAGCACCTTTTGAAAAGAACGATCTTTTCGTCCAAGGGTCGCTTCGTCTTCGATGGCTTTCAGGAAATCTTCCGAACCATGCACCGGCGCATAACTCATGGTGACGATGACGTCCATCGAGGGGGCATCCGCCGGAGTCGGAAAGCTGAATTTCTCGACCCGTTTTTCTTCAGGCTTCAACGATGTATCCTTCAAGATTTTGACGGCCTCAAAATCAAACACGGTTCGGGCACCCTCTGGATCGATATACATGCGCTCATAAACACGTTGCTCCCCATACACTTTGTTGAGATTTTTCCCGAGAATGGTCAGGTCGAGCACGATGCGAGACCAACCAGGGTGGGGCA from Nitrospiraceae bacterium includes:
- a CDS encoding deoxyribodipyrimidine photo-lyase produces the protein MTTDTSPVVVWFRQDLRIRDNPALLAAHQTGHPIVPLFILDEENCGEWKLGGASRWWLHASLKALNEALGGKLCFKAGSAQNILLDVIKGTGAEAIYWNRCYEPWRISSDAHIQETLQTKGIEVHTFNGALLFEPQTALKSDGTPYKVFTPFYQKGCLGKGNEPRRPSKALKDLRLSTHRGVALIDLKLLPAIPWHKKFMNHWKPGENGAQARLKAFLKNGLKHYKEGRNYPSENNVSRLSPHLHFGEISPNEVWYSAKQRMGTEGWRKDGETFLSELGWREFSHNLLFHFSDLPRKNLQKKFNKFPWRRDPKSLKRWQQGQTGYPIVDAGMRELWETGYMHNRVRMIVGSFLVKNLMLHWHLGEDWFWDTLVDADLANNSASWQWIAGCGADAAPYFRIFNPVTQGKKFDQNGKYVRRFIPELTKMPDQYLHNPWEAPEKVLLKAGVQLGEDYPLPIVALSDSRERALKAFSDLAS